From Bacillus sp. Bos-x628, the proteins below share one genomic window:
- a CDS encoding DUF2334 domain-containing protein: protein MNFNSFMKSCLLIVFLLAWAFKHIESAEALGSRPDTLVVYTTETGEMTPDVHMLDLLAGYFSKQTTVLSDDQMSEKVVKGFQQVIYIGEIKKTLPKQTVNALNKSKRLIAIGDNAEQLNPFSKLTFHKQNHVNQIRHTHEKTYRQLDRSITALTVKGKGQQSEFLLKKNQQDHPFVIQTKKGSAYIGILHVLQNNKLLAEVFQSLMQPSNQTTTKYLRLDDISPVTDEKKLLELGQYLSDQHIPFLLAVTPAWINPATGDEVTLKDRPHLVNVLKQLQRKGGSVILHGFSRTYRTHESGQGFEFWDAQFDQPITSNEPKKVRSKQSSKSDFPSEKDYDAYIKTIQNKEEIYIKEKLTEGIELLVKQGLYPLAFEVPHDAVSQHGYQVISQYFSSLFGQVQLSDKTWRTSGAPPYTTTPAMLHGMTLYPEQPWDAKTGNADTAYQAEQILSMQHIQSPTIGLSYQADAGIAKLTDLITHMEAIPSSEWLNLKKTKQSVQTQNVQIKASGNGHIQVHQSNIAETKTVKRSGMENMLRILIVIVLLFIVTFMFYTLYLRLTMKKRIFKERKSGG from the coding sequence ATGAACTTTAACTCCTTCATGAAAAGCTGTTTGTTGATCGTATTTTTGTTGGCTTGGGCGTTCAAACATATTGAATCAGCCGAAGCCCTTGGGAGTAGGCCGGATACTCTCGTCGTCTATACCACGGAAACTGGGGAAATGACACCAGATGTTCACATGCTCGATTTACTTGCGGGTTATTTTTCAAAACAAACAACGGTTTTATCAGATGACCAAATGTCTGAAAAGGTAGTAAAAGGATTTCAGCAAGTGATCTATATTGGAGAAATAAAGAAAACACTGCCGAAACAAACGGTCAATGCGCTAAACAAGTCAAAACGTCTTATTGCCATCGGTGATAATGCGGAGCAATTGAATCCTTTTTCCAAGCTCACCTTTCACAAACAAAATCATGTCAATCAAATTAGACACACACATGAAAAGACATACCGCCAATTAGATAGAAGTATCACAGCTTTGACTGTGAAAGGTAAAGGTCAGCAAAGCGAATTTCTATTGAAGAAAAATCAACAGGATCATCCATTTGTGATTCAAACAAAAAAGGGATCCGCTTATATCGGCATCTTGCACGTACTGCAAAACAATAAACTACTAGCAGAAGTGTTTCAATCACTCATGCAACCTTCAAATCAAACAACAACAAAATATTTGCGACTAGATGACATCAGTCCGGTAACTGACGAGAAAAAACTACTGGAGCTGGGACAATACTTATCAGACCAGCATATCCCATTTCTGTTAGCTGTCACCCCAGCTTGGATAAATCCTGCAACAGGTGATGAGGTGACACTGAAAGACCGCCCTCATCTTGTAAATGTATTGAAACAGTTGCAGCGCAAAGGTGGGAGTGTCATTCTTCATGGCTTTAGCCGGACCTATCGCACCCATGAATCGGGGCAAGGCTTTGAATTTTGGGATGCGCAGTTCGATCAACCGATTACGTCAAATGAACCTAAAAAAGTAAGAAGTAAACAATCGAGTAAAAGTGATTTTCCGAGTGAAAAAGACTATGACGCTTATATCAAAACGATTCAGAACAAAGAAGAAATATATATTAAAGAAAAGCTTACAGAAGGAATTGAGCTCCTTGTAAAGCAAGGACTGTATCCACTTGCGTTTGAGGTTCCACATGATGCCGTATCTCAACATGGATATCAAGTCATCTCACAGTATTTTTCAAGTCTGTTTGGTCAGGTGCAGCTATCAGACAAAACGTGGCGAACAAGCGGTGCACCGCCATACACGACGACACCAGCCATGCTCCATGGCATGACTTTATATCCAGAGCAGCCCTGGGATGCAAAAACGGGAAATGCTGATACAGCATATCAAGCTGAACAGATTCTATCCATGCAGCATATTCAATCCCCAACCATCGGTTTGTCTTATCAGGCAGATGCAGGAATAGCCAAATTAACGGATCTTATCACACATATGGAAGCGATCCCTTCTAGTGAATGGCTGAATTTAAAGAAAACAAAGCAGTCTGTCCAAACGCAGAATGTGCAGATTAAGGCATCAGGAAATGGACATATTCAAGTACATCAATCAAACATAGCAGAAACAAAAACAGTCAAACGAAGTGGGATGGAAAACATGCTAAGAATTTTGATAGTGATAGTGTTGTTGTTTATTGTGACTTTTATGTTTTACACATTGTATTTAAGGCTGACAATGAAAAAACGTATTTTTAAGGAGAGAAAATCAGGTGGCTGA
- a CDS encoding GGDEF domain-containing protein, whose protein sequence is MNRLFSNTNRMYYTLLLMIAGLIFFVTYLNALDSKNFMVIVLTFVVLGCGILFGILPALILTLLILFFIGSAMFFTELGHTNSLLSNQTLQDVVIWGVALLFFAISAGNLHERIASMRQMIEQQKRAIKQFVAIDYTTGFDNAERMKLELSEEMKRADRYKQPFVFILLHMHYAAEFKSLYGEKEMQHLFQQLSIKIRESVRETDKKFRLSEERIGLLLTHTPKENVSVVLDKLKDKLQTHVLLNGRQVTLTFHVCHLTSSLEYQTPEQFLEELENEMMMNEL, encoded by the coding sequence ATGAATCGGTTATTCAGTAACACCAATCGTATGTATTACACGCTGCTCCTCATGATCGCTGGTCTTATTTTCTTTGTCACCTACTTAAATGCACTTGATTCAAAGAACTTCATGGTTATCGTACTCACTTTTGTCGTGTTAGGATGCGGCATTCTATTTGGCATTCTGCCTGCTTTAATTTTGACCTTGCTCATTCTTTTCTTTATAGGAAGTGCCATGTTCTTTACCGAACTGGGACATACGAATTCGCTTTTATCCAATCAAACATTGCAAGATGTTGTGATTTGGGGAGTTGCTCTGCTCTTTTTCGCCATTTCAGCAGGGAATCTACATGAACGCATTGCCTCTATGCGTCAAATGATTGAACAACAGAAGCGTGCCATCAAACAATTTGTGGCGATTGATTATACAACAGGATTTGACAATGCTGAGCGGATGAAGCTTGAATTGTCAGAAGAAATGAAACGGGCAGATCGATACAAACAGCCATTTGTCTTTATCCTTCTTCATATGCACTACGCCGCAGAATTCAAATCATTATATGGGGAAAAGGAAATGCAGCATCTATTTCAGCAATTGAGTATCAAAATTCGCGAAAGCGTGAGAGAAACAGATAAGAAGTTTCGATTATCAGAAGAACGAATTGGACTGCTTTTGACACACACGCCTAAAGAAAATGTATCAGTTGTACTAGATAAGCTGAAGGATAAACTGCAAACGCACGTATTGCTAAACGGTCGTCAAGTGACTCTGACATTTCATGTATGCCATTTAACGAGCAGCTTAGAGTATCAAACGCCAGAGCAATTTTTAGAAGAACTTGAAAACGAGATGATGATGAATGAACTTTAA
- a CDS encoding glycosyl hydrolase lipoprotein, whose product MDKSIQRTASFLLLMILLGGCAWNKQQESARPKNEQPILQGEYFITHHLMTEQGLIRTSFAEQHTYLSESLGLWMDYLIRKKDQSSFDQQLDVLHTHFSLNHQLLSWKIEHNQKSKVNALVDDLRVVSALQNADQLWHKPKYRTRAVQIAQALKDKAMFKGMLTDYYDATTNQTSHTITLSYIDPKAVKELASLHVFTEQMVNDQLSILKKAPRQKGFFPKSYDIAKKNYSFDKEVNLIDQIYTAFYAENCQIDTSSIMKWLKTTFHQKGKLYGRYEFESLQPAVTYESPAVYALLVLYALNRNEPGFALDVYQRMKQLQIQDPLKPYYGGYMNKKDTHSFDNLLPLIAERELLNESVIQ is encoded by the coding sequence ATGGATAAATCCATACAGCGCACTGCTTCGTTCTTACTGCTAATGATCCTACTAGGAGGATGTGCTTGGAATAAACAGCAGGAGTCAGCTCGTCCTAAAAATGAACAGCCGATATTGCAAGGAGAATACTTTATCACGCATCACTTAATGACAGAACAAGGCCTGATTCGCACCTCTTTTGCAGAGCAGCACACCTACTTATCCGAATCGCTTGGACTTTGGATGGATTACCTTATTCGAAAAAAAGACCAATCCTCTTTTGATCAACAACTGGACGTGTTACACACTCATTTTTCACTCAATCACCAGCTTCTTAGTTGGAAAATTGAGCATAATCAAAAAAGCAAAGTCAATGCCTTGGTCGATGATTTACGTGTGGTGTCAGCACTTCAAAACGCAGATCAACTGTGGCATAAGCCAAAGTATCGAACCAGAGCTGTTCAAATCGCACAAGCATTAAAAGACAAAGCCATGTTCAAAGGCATGTTAACCGATTATTATGATGCAACGACGAATCAAACTTCACACACCATCACACTCTCATATATAGACCCAAAAGCGGTAAAAGAATTGGCTTCCCTTCATGTCTTCACTGAACAGATGGTGAACGACCAACTATCTATTTTGAAAAAAGCCCCTAGACAAAAAGGATTCTTTCCAAAATCCTATGACATAGCGAAAAAGAATTATTCATTTGACAAAGAAGTGAATCTAATTGATCAGATATATACGGCTTTTTATGCTGAAAATTGTCAGATTGATACATCTTCTATCATGAAATGGCTCAAAACGACTTTTCATCAAAAAGGAAAGCTGTACGGACGATATGAGTTCGAATCTTTGCAGCCAGCTGTTACTTATGAGTCCCCTGCTGTGTATGCACTGTTGGTGTTATATGCGCTCAATAGAAACGAGCCAGGTTTTGCGCTAGACGTATACCAACGAATGAAACAATTACAAATACAAGATCCCCTCAAGCCTTATTACGGAGGATATATGAACAAAAAAGACACACACTCATTTGATAACTTATTGCCTCTTATTGCAGAAAGGGAGCTTCTAAATGAATCGGTTATTCAGTAA
- a CDS encoding DNA topoisomerase III: MSKTVVLAEKPSVGRDLARVLKCHKKGNGFLEGEQYIVTWALGHLVTLADPEGYGKEFQSWRLEDLPIIPEPLKLVVMKKTGKQFQAVKAQLTRKDVKEIVIATDAGREGELVARWILEKAHVKKPLKRLWISSVTDQAIQEGFNRLKDGREYDNLYRSAVARAEADWIVGINATRALTTKFNAQLSCGRVQTPTIAMIAKREEDIQQFQPKPFFGLTAQVDGLTLTWQDAKTKQNRTFHQELIKERLTICKGKPALIEALKKTAKKAFAPGLYDLTELQRDAHKRYGFSAKETLSTLQRLYEQHKLVTYPRTDSRFISTDIVPTLKERLKGMNVRPYAQHVNRILQSGIQAHKGFVNDAKVSDHHAIIPTEEELYPGALSDKERKLYDLIAKRFLSVLMKPFEYEETTVYAKIGNELFTAKGKTVQSAGWKAVYDESYEDEDAVETDQHLPSLTEGQLLEVRMLKETKGETKPPARFNEASLLSAMENPAAFMQNQEKDLVKTLGETGGLGTVATRADIIEKLFNSFLIEKKGKDIFMTSKGKQLLSLVPEDLKSPALTAEWEQKLSKIAKGQLKASQFMSEMKAYAKQVVLEIKQTDQTFKHDNITGTHCPDCGKLMLKVNGKNGTMLVCQDRECGHRKNVAKKTNARCPKCHKKLELRGEGDGKIFTCVCGHREKLSAFEKRQSQSNQKRASKHDVTKYIKKQKKMEEPINNALAEQLKKLKLDQ, from the coding sequence GTGTCAAAAACAGTTGTATTAGCAGAGAAACCTTCAGTAGGACGTGATCTCGCACGTGTGCTGAAGTGTCATAAAAAAGGAAATGGTTTTTTAGAAGGAGAACAATACATTGTGACGTGGGCGCTTGGACATTTGGTCACACTTGCAGATCCCGAGGGCTACGGAAAAGAGTTTCAGTCTTGGCGTTTAGAGGATTTGCCAATCATTCCAGAGCCGCTCAAACTCGTTGTGATGAAAAAGACAGGGAAACAGTTTCAAGCGGTGAAAGCACAACTTACTAGAAAAGACGTCAAGGAAATTGTCATTGCAACAGATGCTGGTCGTGAGGGGGAGCTCGTTGCCAGATGGATTCTTGAAAAGGCACATGTGAAAAAGCCCTTGAAGCGACTATGGATTTCTTCTGTGACAGATCAAGCAATTCAAGAGGGCTTCAATCGTTTAAAAGACGGCAGGGAATATGACAACTTGTATCGCTCAGCGGTTGCTAGAGCGGAAGCAGATTGGATTGTTGGGATTAATGCCACGAGAGCTTTGACGACGAAATTCAATGCACAGTTATCCTGTGGGCGTGTACAAACACCAACAATTGCCATGATTGCCAAAAGAGAAGAAGACATCCAGCAGTTTCAGCCGAAACCGTTCTTTGGATTAACCGCACAAGTAGATGGTCTTACCTTGACATGGCAAGATGCAAAAACGAAGCAAAATCGCACATTTCATCAGGAGCTCATCAAAGAGCGATTAACGATCTGCAAAGGAAAACCAGCATTGATTGAAGCATTGAAAAAAACAGCCAAAAAAGCCTTTGCTCCAGGGTTATATGATCTGACAGAATTACAGCGTGATGCCCACAAACGATATGGCTTCTCTGCTAAAGAAACATTATCCACTCTTCAGCGGCTTTACGAGCAGCATAAGCTTGTGACGTATCCGCGCACAGATTCTCGTTTCATTTCGACTGATATCGTTCCAACATTAAAGGAACGATTAAAGGGAATGAATGTCAGACCGTATGCACAGCATGTGAATCGCATCTTACAATCAGGAATTCAAGCACATAAAGGCTTTGTCAACGATGCCAAAGTGTCGGATCATCATGCCATTATTCCGACTGAGGAAGAGCTTTATCCTGGTGCATTAAGTGATAAAGAGCGGAAATTATATGACCTGATCGCTAAACGATTCCTGTCTGTCCTCATGAAACCATTTGAGTACGAGGAAACAACTGTTTATGCAAAAATAGGCAATGAACTTTTTACAGCAAAAGGGAAAACAGTCCAATCGGCTGGCTGGAAAGCCGTTTATGATGAATCTTATGAAGATGAGGATGCAGTCGAAACAGACCAGCATTTGCCGTCTTTAACAGAAGGACAATTACTTGAAGTACGGATGCTGAAAGAGACAAAAGGAGAAACGAAACCACCTGCTCGTTTTAATGAAGCGTCGTTATTATCTGCAATGGAAAACCCGGCTGCTTTTATGCAAAACCAAGAAAAAGACTTAGTAAAAACGCTTGGCGAAACTGGTGGTTTAGGCACAGTTGCCACAAGAGCGGATATTATTGAAAAACTGTTCAATAGCTTTCTAATTGAAAAAAAAGGAAAAGACATCTTCATGACATCTAAAGGGAAACAGTTGCTATCCTTAGTACCTGAAGATTTAAAATCTCCAGCTTTAACAGCGGAATGGGAACAAAAACTTTCTAAAATTGCCAAAGGTCAATTGAAAGCTTCTCAATTTATGAGTGAGATGAAGGCATACGCAAAACAAGTTGTATTGGAAATCAAACAAACAGACCAAACATTCAAGCATGACAATATCACAGGAACACATTGTCCTGACTGCGGAAAACTCATGCTGAAAGTCAACGGAAAAAATGGAACCATGCTTGTCTGCCAAGATCGAGAATGCGGTCACCGGAAAAATGTAGCGAAGAAAACAAACGCCCGTTGTCCGAAATGTCATAAAAAACTCGAGTTGCGTGGTGAAGGCGATGGAAAAATCTTTACCTGTGTTTGCGGTCATAGAGAGAAGCTGTCTGCTTTTGAGAAACGCCAATCACAATCCAATCAGAAGCGGGCCAGCAAGCATGACGTGACTAAATATATAAAGAAACAGAAGAAAATGGAAGAACCAATTAATAACGCACTAGCTGAACAATTGAAGAAACTAAAATTAGATCAATAG
- a CDS encoding DUF3817 domain-containing protein — protein MHTSISRLRQAGFIEGMSLLTLLLIAMPLKYFANIPMAVTIVGSLHGALFVIYMLILVYVTFKVRWHLKWSVAGLFAAFIPFGNFAYDKVLRQYDMKS, from the coding sequence ATGCATACGAGTATTAGCCGTCTTCGACAGGCGGGTTTTATCGAGGGTATGTCTCTTTTAACCCTTCTTTTAATTGCCATGCCTCTTAAATATTTTGCGAATATCCCGATGGCGGTCACCATTGTGGGCTCTCTTCATGGCGCATTGTTTGTGATTTATATGCTGATTTTGGTTTATGTGACTTTTAAAGTGCGCTGGCATTTGAAGTGGTCTGTTGCCGGTTTATTTGCGGCCTTTATTCCTTTCGGCAACTTCGCCTATGATAAGGTGCTTCGCCAATATGATATGAAATCTTAA
- a CDS encoding pyridoxamine 5'-phosphate oxidase family protein produces the protein MSQEELKQKVLELLDEQKVGTLATVEQEKPHTRYMTFFHEGLTLYTPTSKETHKTDEIEKNPNVHILIGYTGEGFGDTYAEIAGTATLTDDPELIDRLWSKEMEKWFKGKDDPSLVILKIDPTSIRLMNEGSQTPAELSI, from the coding sequence ATGTCACAAGAGGAATTAAAGCAAAAGGTGCTCGAACTATTAGATGAGCAAAAGGTCGGAACACTGGCGACGGTTGAACAGGAAAAGCCGCATACCCGCTATATGACCTTTTTTCATGAAGGATTGACGTTATATACACCAACGAGTAAAGAAACACATAAAACGGACGAAATTGAAAAAAATCCAAATGTCCATATTTTAATTGGATACACAGGTGAAGGTTTCGGTGACACATATGCAGAAATCGCAGGTACCGCAACATTAACCGATGATCCAGAACTGATCGACCGCCTTTGGTCAAAGGAAATGGAGAAATGGTTTAAAGGAAAAGACGATCCGAGCCTTGTCATCCTGAAGATTGACCCAACGTCAATCCGTTTGATGAATGAGGGAAGTCAAACACCGGCGGAATTATCAATATAA
- a CDS encoding SDR family oxidoreductase, producing MDLRNFLTNGIPRQTQEQQPGHERKMNPVPIFEDESYQGSGKLKGKVALITGGDSGIGRAVSVAYAKEGAHVAIVYLNEHEDADDTKKRVEQEGVKCLTIAGDVGDESFCEEAVEKTVETFGQLDILVNNAAEQHPQERIQDISSEQLHQTFRTNFYSYFYFTKKALDYLKPGSTIINTTSINPYRGNAVLIDYTASKGAINGFTRSMAQSLVKEGIRVNGVAPGPIWTPLIPSTFDEDSVERFGAETPMGRPGQPVEHVGCFVLLASDESSYMTGQTLHVNGGSFMNT from the coding sequence ATGGACTTACGCAATTTTTTAACAAATGGCATCCCGCGCCAAACACAGGAACAGCAACCAGGTCATGAACGGAAAATGAATCCTGTGCCGATCTTTGAGGATGAATCGTATCAAGGATCTGGCAAACTAAAAGGGAAAGTAGCGCTGATTACAGGCGGAGATAGTGGAATCGGGCGTGCGGTTTCAGTTGCTTATGCAAAAGAAGGAGCCCATGTCGCCATAGTTTATTTAAATGAACATGAGGATGCAGACGATACGAAAAAGCGTGTAGAGCAAGAAGGAGTAAAATGCTTAACGATTGCTGGCGATGTCGGAGATGAATCTTTTTGCGAGGAAGCGGTGGAAAAAACCGTTGAGACGTTTGGGCAATTAGATATTTTAGTGAACAATGCGGCTGAACAGCATCCGCAAGAACGTATTCAAGATATTTCAAGTGAACAGCTTCATCAAACCTTTAGAACCAACTTTTACTCCTATTTTTATTTTACGAAAAAGGCACTCGATTATTTAAAACCAGGTAGTACAATCATTAATACTACATCTATTAATCCTTATCGAGGAAATGCGGTGTTAATAGATTACACAGCGTCAAAAGGAGCCATTAATGGGTTTACCCGCTCAATGGCTCAGTCACTTGTAAAAGAAGGTATTCGAGTAAACGGTGTGGCTCCTGGTCCAATTTGGACGCCGCTGATTCCATCTACGTTTGACGAAGACAGTGTGGAACGCTTTGGGGCAGAAACCCCAATGGGAAGACCAGGACAGCCTGTTGAGCATGTCGGATGCTTTGTTTTACTCGCATCAGACGAATCTTCTTATATGACAGGACAGACGCTTCACGTCAATGGCGGGTCCTTTATGAATACATGA
- a CDS encoding BglG family transcription antiterminator — MYITAREQKVIKYMIQQNRYVTIREIADSVQVSTRTIHRELKSIKPILKHYNLSLDKQPGKGLKAVGEQEDKQRLLSHISNEDQIEYSSDERKLLILCALLEAKEPVKLYTLATDLQVTNATISYDLDELTDWIAPYGLLLIRKRGYGIELKGPEEAKRKIVGNLIVDRLDIQLFLETIEMNIKHRTKATEKVFGVVSRGQLLKVERLLFHLKSRLSLSLSDRAYIALVVHLTYAIERIQIGETIRMEEEELLELKRTKEFESSQRIARALERMFNVEIPEAEVGYMTIHLRSANRSFKAEYRIDEIELDIALRTKKLIDFISNKTGYHLNENDSLYEGLVAHLEPAMNRLKEKMSIYNPLKQQIKKDYFLLFMAIEEGVERFFPETEFPEDEIAFIVLHFGSVLEIKKEETKIHALVVCSSGIGSSKMLASRLKKELPKIAKFDLSSLMELKEIDATRYDMIVSTVPIPYEHIDYIMVSPLLNEDDATRVKAYIKQKIPYIIEKKRPKEAVKENIPETIDMMALTEEMMNYMSVIRSILSHFTIEKRKTMQHHKATIQHILSQIEMQGFLERADDVAARLIEREQQGGLGIPSTQFALFHLKHDFIKEPIFQIYDLDQAYEVKSMDGKQQMMSRMLMMLAPLNLGKEGSEMFSLISSSIIESEESMALYEHGTKEEIEQKLNQLFYQFVKDAKWS; from the coding sequence ATGTACATAACGGCACGAGAACAGAAAGTCATTAAATATATGATTCAGCAAAATCGTTATGTCACGATTCGTGAGATAGCCGATTCTGTGCAGGTGAGTACAAGAACGATTCACAGGGAATTAAAATCTATCAAACCAATCTTGAAACATTACAACCTTTCACTTGATAAACAGCCAGGGAAGGGTTTGAAGGCGGTTGGGGAACAGGAGGATAAACAGCGCCTTCTTTCTCATATCTCAAATGAGGATCAGATCGAATATAGTTCTGATGAACGGAAGCTACTGATCCTATGCGCACTGCTTGAAGCAAAGGAGCCGGTGAAATTATACACGTTAGCAACTGATCTCCAAGTGACAAATGCTACAATCAGCTATGATTTAGATGAACTGACAGACTGGATTGCCCCCTATGGCCTGCTGCTAATCCGAAAGCGCGGATATGGTATTGAATTAAAAGGTCCAGAGGAAGCAAAACGGAAAATTGTCGGCAACCTCATTGTCGATCGGCTCGACATTCAATTATTTTTAGAAACTATTGAAATGAATATCAAACATCGAACGAAAGCGACGGAAAAGGTATTTGGTGTTGTCAGCAGAGGACAGTTATTAAAGGTAGAAAGACTGTTATTTCATTTGAAAAGTCGACTTTCCCTCTCATTGTCTGATCGTGCGTATATTGCGCTGGTCGTTCATTTGACCTATGCAATTGAACGAATTCAGATAGGGGAAACCATTCGGATGGAAGAAGAAGAGCTGCTTGAATTAAAGCGGACGAAAGAATTTGAATCGTCACAACGGATTGCTAGAGCACTTGAACGCATGTTTAATGTTGAGATACCCGAAGCAGAAGTCGGTTATATGACCATTCACTTGCGCAGTGCAAACCGCAGCTTTAAGGCAGAATATCGCATTGATGAGATCGAGCTCGATATTGCTTTAAGAACGAAGAAGCTCATTGATTTTATTTCAAATAAAACAGGATATCATTTAAATGAAAATGATTCATTATATGAAGGACTTGTTGCTCACCTTGAACCAGCCATGAATCGTCTAAAGGAAAAGATGAGCATTTATAACCCGCTCAAGCAGCAAATCAAAAAAGATTATTTTTTGCTATTCATGGCAATTGAAGAGGGAGTTGAGCGTTTCTTTCCGGAAACAGAATTTCCAGAAGATGAAATTGCATTTATTGTGCTTCATTTTGGATCTGTATTAGAAATCAAAAAAGAAGAAACGAAGATTCATGCATTGGTTGTTTGCTCAAGCGGTATTGGCTCTTCTAAAATGCTTGCATCACGTTTGAAAAAAGAATTACCGAAGATCGCTAAATTCGACCTTTCCTCCTTAATGGAATTAAAAGAAATCGACGCCACCCGCTATGACATGATTGTGTCGACTGTCCCTATTCCCTATGAGCATATTGATTATATCATGGTCAGCCCGCTCTTAAATGAGGACGATGCCACGCGGGTAAAGGCGTATATTAAACAAAAAATCCCTTATATCATAGAGAAAAAAAGACCAAAAGAAGCCGTGAAAGAAAACATTCCGGAAACCATTGATATGATGGCGCTGACGGAGGAGATGATGAACTATATGTCCGTCATTCGCAGTATTTTGTCCCATTTTACGATTGAGAAACGGAAGACAATGCAGCATCATAAGGCGACCATTCAACATATTTTGTCTCAGATTGAAATGCAGGGATTTCTTGAACGAGCGGATGATGTGGCTGCTCGGTTAATAGAGCGCGAACAGCAAGGTGGTTTAGGTATTCCTAGTACCCAGTTTGCCCTCTTTCATTTAAAACACGATTTCATCAAGGAGCCTATATTCCAAATCTATGATTTGGATCAGGCGTACGAAGTGAAAAGCATGGATGGCAAGCAACAGATGATGTCACGTATGCTTATGATGCTGGCACCGCTAAATCTCGGTAAAGAAGGCTCTGAAATGTTTAGTCTGATCAGTTCATCCATTATTGAAAGTGAAGAGAGTATGGCACTGTATGAGCATGGAACAAAGGAAGAAATTGAACAAAAATTAAACCAGCTCTTCTATCAATTTGTCAAAGATGCAAAGTGGTCATGA
- a CDS encoding GDSL-type esterase/lipase family protein — MGRSYVAIGDSLTVGVGARLFGGGFVERYAAMLEKRLHMPIELSVFAKSGLTTDAMLLLFKRTDVRCAIEQADIITITGCGNDLVQAVQHEKEGVDEKELLLASMHCQANFTEMITEIARIKRGQKQHYAIYILNLYNPFPNIPIAERWLQQYNHHLRILAAKPHVEIVDVYRVFKGHEKEYLSIDQFHPNHKGYEAMASALFQRSSE, encoded by the coding sequence GTGGGAAGATCCTATGTTGCGATTGGAGATTCTTTAACGGTTGGGGTGGGGGCACGTCTATTTGGCGGGGGTTTTGTCGAGCGGTATGCGGCCATGCTTGAAAAAAGGCTGCATATGCCGATTGAGCTGTCAGTTTTTGCGAAATCAGGCTTAACAACGGATGCCATGTTGCTGTTATTCAAACGAACTGATGTCAGATGTGCAATTGAACAAGCAGACATCATCACCATTACAGGCTGTGGTAACGATCTCGTTCAAGCTGTTCAGCATGAAAAAGAGGGGGTAGATGAAAAGGAATTACTGCTAGCTTCCATGCATTGTCAGGCGAATTTCACCGAGATGATCACTGAAATTGCCCGTATAAAAAGGGGACAAAAGCAACACTATGCTATTTATATATTGAATTTATATAATCCTTTTCCAAACATACCGATAGCAGAGCGCTGGCTTCAGCAATATAACCATCATCTGCGTATACTAGCAGCAAAACCGCATGTGGAGATAGTTGATGTATATCGAGTGTTTAAAGGACATGAAAAAGAGTACTTATCGATTGATCAATTTCATCCGAATCATAAAGGGTATGAAGCAATGGCATCTGCTCTGTTTCAAAGGTCTTCCGAATAG
- a CDS encoding FMN-dependent NADH-azoreductase — translation MAKVLYITAHPHDETASYSMATAKAFIESYKEANPSDEIVHIDLYKEHIPHIDADVFSGWGKLQSGAGFDTLSAEEQAKVARLNELSDQFVSADKYVFVSPLWNFSFPPVLKAYIDSVAVAGKTFKYTEQGPVGLLTDKKALHIQARGGYYSEGPAAELESGHRYLGIIAKFFGIPSFEGLIVEGHSAEPEKAEQIKADAIERAKALGKTF, via the coding sequence ATGGCAAAAGTATTATACATCACTGCACATCCGCATGATGAAACAGCATCTTACAGTATGGCTACTGCTAAAGCATTTATCGAATCTTATAAGGAAGCAAATCCAAGTGATGAAATTGTACATATCGATTTGTACAAAGAACACATCCCTCACATTGATGCAGATGTATTCTCAGGCTGGGGCAAGCTTCAATCTGGTGCTGGCTTTGATACACTTTCTGCTGAAGAGCAAGCGAAGGTTGCTCGTTTGAACGAATTAAGCGATCAATTCGTATCTGCTGACAAGTACGTATTTGTTTCACCACTTTGGAACTTCTCATTCCCACCAGTTCTTAAAGCATACATCGACTCAGTTGCCGTAGCTGGTAAAACATTCAAATACACGGAGCAAGGTCCTGTTGGATTATTAACAGACAAAAAAGCACTTCACATTCAAGCACGTGGCGGATATTACTCTGAAGGTCCTGCTGCAGAACTTGAATCAGGTCACCGTTACCTCGGAATTATTGCAAAATTCTTCGGAATTCCTTCATTCGAAGGTCTGATTGTAGAAGGTCACAGTGCTGAGCCTGAAAAAGCAGAACAAATTAAAGCAGATGCAATCGAACGTGCAAAAGCTTTAGGTAAAACGTTCTAA